The Deltaproteobacteria bacterium genome has a segment encoding these proteins:
- a CDS encoding cob(I)yrinic acid a,c-diamide adenosyltransferase, whose amino-acid sequence MSITTRMGDTGTTSLVDETQRVKKTHIRKQVVGTLDELNSFLGLARASGLPGRIGESIFRFQEELFVIGSEVSSSPADLAELDVRIGYKHVRRLDDILRRIEKRMPMPENFIVPGTTRSGALLDVARTVTRRLERKAVEAFEEGKIGNRFILKYLNRLSDVLFTLARYAEFLETGKAEWAPPRRR is encoded by the coding sequence ATGTCTATTACCACGCGAATGGGAGACACCGGAACAACCAGTCTGGTGGATGAAACCCAACGGGTAAAAAAAACTCATATCCGGAAACAGGTCGTGGGCACGCTGGACGAACTGAATTCGTTTCTCGGGTTGGCTCGGGCGTCGGGCCTGCCCGGAAGGATTGGAGAATCGATTTTCAGATTTCAGGAAGAGCTGTTTGTCATCGGCTCGGAGGTGTCCTCGTCACCGGCCGACCTAGCCGAGCTTGACGTGCGCATCGGCTACAAGCACGTTCGGCGGTTGGACGACATCCTGAGACGCATCGAAAAAAGGATGCCGATGCCGGAGAATTTTATCGTTCCAGGGACCACACGGAGCGGCGCCCTGCTGGACGTTGCCCGGACCGTTACACGCCGACTCGAACGGAAGGCAGTCGAGGCCTTCGAGGAGGGGAAGATAGGGAACCGGTTTATCTTGAAATACCTGAATCGGCTTTCGGACGTCCTCTTTACGCTGGCGCGCTATGCTGAATTCCTCGAGACCGGTAAGGCCGAATGGGCTCCACCCCGCCGGAGGTGA